A window from Podospora bellae-mahoneyi strain CBS 112042 chromosome 1 map unlocalized CBS112042p_1, whole genome shotgun sequence encodes these proteins:
- a CDS encoding uncharacterized protein (EggNog:ENOG503PEVP): MESIQLAQMLADLSDLNAAQEASAAVALVNANKNLNQPTTTAPSDASQPSDLVRPPIRPGQRNHQRTGSAGSLGSSSFLSRTASPAKFDKYGRRILTPPNTRANSSYGSIPGTPRGEQISDDDVDRAGSLMALYEIRAKLKDQDNRSLLKLREKITSLQHARQQQERLEKGPTSLTGFAGETANKSRYSYPKHS; the protein is encoded by the exons ATGGAGAGCATTCAACTGGCACAGATGCTAGCTGACCTTAGCGACCTAAATGCAGCT CAGGAAGCTTCGGCCGCTGTGGCTTTGGTCAACGCCAACAAGAACCTCAACCAGCCTACCACCACTGCCCCTTCCGACGCCAGCCAACCCTCTGATTTGGTACGGCCACCGATCCGCCCGGGTCAGCGCAATCACCAGCGCACCGGTTCCGCCGGCTCTCtgggttcttcttctttcctttcccGTACCGCCTCGCCGGCCAAGTTTGATAAATACGGTCGTCGCATTCTTACACCACCCAACACACGAGCCAACTCCTCGTATGGATCAATACCGGGAACCCCTCGTGGAGAG CAGATAAGCGACGACGATGTCGACCGAGCCGGCTCACTCATGGCCTTGTACGAGATCCGCGCGAAGTTGAAGGACCAAGATAATCGAAGCTTGCTCAAGCTTAGGGAGAAGATCACGTCGTTGCAGCATGCGAGACAACAACAGGAGAGACTTGAGAAGGGGCCTACTTCGCTAACAGGGTTCGCTGGCGAAACCGCCAACAAGTCAAGATACAGTTATCCCAAACACTCATGA